A single Thermoanaerobacterium sp. RBIITD DNA region contains:
- a CDS encoding DedA family protein, translated as MDNTNILFRVIIDYGYLALFVALIIEGTGMPGPVEILFFAAGYLISKGQMNFISVVLIAAFGNVVGNTIAYIIGAKSGRPFIEKYGHILKITAKDLEGMDKWFSKYGGMTNLISRLIGLPRTPAIWASGITHMDFKSFFVYSAMGDLLWSAFWTYVSYLASLQLLKINIIGKEYPWWWYFAMLGGFIIFMYIVWRLFLWMKEKYLT; from the coding sequence ATGGATAATACAAATATATTATTTAGAGTGATAATTGATTATGGATATTTGGCTCTTTTTGTAGCATTGATAATAGAAGGTACAGGCATGCCAGGCCCAGTTGAAATACTGTTTTTTGCGGCAGGATATCTCATATCAAAGGGACAGATGAATTTTATATCTGTTGTACTTATAGCAGCATTTGGAAATGTTGTAGGCAATACAATAGCTTATATAATAGGGGCAAAAAGCGGCAGGCCATTTATAGAAAAATACGGACATATTTTAAAGATAACAGCAAAAGACTTGGAAGGTATGGACAAGTGGTTTTCAAAATATGGAGGCATGACGAATCTCATAAGCCGCCTTATTGGGCTACCTAGAACACCGGCGATATGGGCTTCTGGCATTACACACATGGATTTTAAGTCATTTTTTGTCTATTCGGCTATGGGGGACCTTTTGTGGTCAGCGTTTTGGACATATGTTTCATATCTTGCCTCATTGCAGCTCTTAAAAATAAATATAATAGGAAAAGAATATCCATGGTGGTGGTATTTTGCAATGTTGGGTGGATTTATCATATTTATGTATATCGTCTGGAGGTTGTTCTTATGGATGAAAGAAAAATACTTGACATAG
- the glgA gene encoding glycogen synthase, translating to MGKLKVTLFTNEYPPNIYGGAGVHVDYLTRELAKLMDVDVRCFGDQNVSGDHLSVKGYKNWELLKEGSDSRYQKALGPLSTDLAMVKDPITSNIVHCHTWYTFMAGFFAKMLYNIPLVVTIHSLEPLRPWKEEQLGNGYHLSSWMEKTGIEAADKIIAVSNGSKDDIMKCYNVPEEKIEVIYNGIDLNQYQKTDKNIARAKYGIDDRYILFVGRISRQKGIIHLIDAVKYLPKDVKVVLCASSPDTEEIKLEMEEKVKLYPNIIWINKMVTKEEIIELYSNAEVFVCPSVYEPFGIINLEAMACKTPVVASATGGIKEVVVDGETGFLVEPGNSLELANHINTLLNNKDLTLMFGENGRKRVEEMFSWESIAKKTYDMYQDVVDKYRI from the coding sequence ATGGGTAAACTAAAAGTTACTTTATTTACAAATGAATATCCGCCTAATATATATGGTGGTGCTGGTGTTCATGTAGATTATTTGACAAGGGAACTTGCGAAACTTATGGATGTCGATGTAAGGTGTTTCGGTGATCAAAATGTTAGTGGTGATCATTTGTCTGTAAAAGGTTATAAAAATTGGGAGTTATTAAAAGAAGGTTCTGATAGTAGATATCAAAAGGCATTGGGACCATTATCAACAGACCTTGCAATGGTAAAAGATCCGATTACATCTAACATTGTTCACTGCCATACATGGTACACATTTATGGCAGGCTTTTTTGCAAAAATGCTTTACAATATTCCACTTGTGGTAACAATTCACAGCCTCGAGCCGTTGCGCCCTTGGAAAGAAGAGCAGCTTGGAAATGGGTATCATTTAAGTTCGTGGATGGAGAAGACGGGGATCGAAGCGGCAGATAAGATTATAGCGGTTTCAAATGGTTCAAAGGATGACATAATGAAATGCTATAATGTACCGGAAGAAAAGATTGAAGTTATTTATAATGGCATAGATTTAAACCAGTATCAGAAAACAGATAAGAATATAGCTAGAGCAAAATACGGTATTGATGATAGATACATTCTCTTTGTTGGAAGAATTTCGAGGCAAAAGGGCATAATACATCTCATTGATGCAGTAAAATATCTTCCTAAAGATGTCAAAGTTGTTTTATGTGCATCATCACCAGATACAGAAGAGATAAAGCTAGAGATGGAAGAGAAGGTAAAACTTTATCCAAATATTATTTGGATTAATAAGATGGTAACAAAGGAAGAAATTATAGAACTATACAGCAATGCAGAAGTTTTTGTATGCCCGTCTGTTTATGAACCATTCGGTATCATAAATCTCGAGGCAATGGCATGTAAGACACCGGTCGTGGCAAGTGCTACAGGTGGTATAAAAGAAGTAGTTGTCGATGGTGAGACTGGCTTTTTAGTTGAACCGGGTAATTCTTTAGAATTAGCTAATCACATAAATACGCTTCTCAATAATAAGGATTTAACTTTGATGTTTGGTGAAAATGGAAGAAAGCGCGTTGAAGAGATGTTTAGCTGGGAGTCAATAGCAAAGAAGACTTATGATATGTATCAAGATGTCGTTGACAAATATAGAATTTAA
- the galT gene encoding galactose-1-phosphate uridylyltransferase has translation MSEIRYDIVTGKATIISTERGKRPHDFKITDVERAGGVCPFCPGNEHMTPPTLIEFKDEKGMWTLRGFNNKFAAFSKDAKTNNDIDLYKNKAGYGVAEIIVETPNHDKTLGQLDLKDVENIIKALIERYDDIVKDENIKYVQMFKNFGLHGGASLEHGHWQIIAVPFVPEIIEKEIEGTEDYKNKTGTCPYCDMIRDEKKVNTRVVAENDRFIVICPYASQFPYETWILPKNHMRSFNSLDENDVKSIATLLQPLIKKYEDIFNYPPYNVVVHTLPVGESRDYHWHIEILPRLTTAAGFELATGAYINPTPPEEAASILRL, from the coding sequence ATGTCTGAAATAAGATATGATATTGTAACAGGAAAAGCTACAATTATATCAACAGAAAGAGGTAAAAGGCCCCATGACTTTAAAATAACTGATGTGGAAAGGGCAGGTGGTGTTTGCCCGTTTTGCCCGGGAAATGAGCATATGACACCGCCGACATTGATAGAGTTCAAAGATGAAAAAGGCATGTGGACTTTGAGAGGATTTAATAACAAATTTGCGGCATTTAGTAAAGATGCAAAGACAAACAATGACATCGATTTGTACAAAAACAAGGCTGGCTATGGTGTTGCAGAGATTATAGTAGAGACACCAAACCATGACAAAACATTAGGACAATTAGATTTGAAGGATGTTGAAAATATTATAAAGGCATTGATAGAAAGGTACGATGATATTGTAAAAGATGAAAATATTAAATATGTTCAGATGTTTAAAAATTTTGGTCTTCATGGTGGAGCCTCATTGGAGCATGGACACTGGCAGATAATTGCTGTACCATTTGTACCGGAAATAATCGAAAAAGAAATAGAAGGCACAGAAGATTACAAAAACAAAACGGGTACATGTCCATATTGTGATATGATCCGCGATGAGAAAAAGGTGAATACACGAGTAGTAGCAGAAAATGATAGATTTATAGTCATTTGTCCATATGCATCACAGTTTCCGTATGAGACATGGATTTTACCAAAGAATCATATGAGGAGCTTTAATAGCTTAGATGAAAATGATGTAAAGAGCATAGCAACACTGCTTCAACCTCTTATAAAGAAATACGAGGATATATTTAACTATCCACCATACAATGTTGTTGTTCATACATTGCCAGTTGGAGAAAGCCGTGATTATCATTGGCACATAGAAATACTGCCGAGGCTTACGACTGCAGCAGGTTTTGAGCTTGCAACAGGTGCATATATAAATCCGACACCACCAGAAGAAGCTGCATCTATCCTAAGACTATAA
- a CDS encoding sodium:calcium antiporter, protein MAFLVIMVSMSLLLILISCICFTNAVEWLGKKLHLSQGVIGSIFAAVGTAMPETIIPIIAIVFHKGQTSDEIGVGAIVGAPFMLSTLGFLVTGASVIIYALFRKRNLAMNPSLSGFYRDISYFIVIYSIAIVTSFINKYVSIKSVVATLLILSYALYIAHTFSSKHEACDNVGELYLSKYLKLNVSFQLIVIQLCFALFGIAYGAHVFIKYTEQLSAVIGVPPAILSLIITPIATELPEKLNSILWIGQKKDTLALGNITGAMVFQSSVPVAIGMIFTPWNLSGLTLLTTILALLSSYIDLVFVVGRKYISPFILLLGGVFYGVFLFALLG, encoded by the coding sequence TTGGCCTTTTTGGTAATAATGGTTTCAATGAGCTTATTATTAATATTAATCTCATGCATTTGTTTCACAAATGCAGTTGAGTGGTTAGGAAAAAAGCTTCATCTTAGCCAGGGTGTAATTGGCAGTATATTTGCAGCTGTAGGTACCGCCATGCCAGAAACCATCATACCTATAATCGCAATTGTATTTCATAAAGGTCAAACATCCGATGAGATAGGTGTTGGTGCAATTGTTGGTGCGCCATTTATGCTATCGACATTGGGGTTTTTAGTTACAGGCGCATCTGTCATAATATACGCATTATTTAGAAAAAGAAATCTTGCAATGAATCCTTCATTAAGTGGATTTTACAGGGATATCTCATATTTCATCGTTATATATTCAATAGCTATAGTAACATCTTTCATAAATAAATATGTAAGCATAAAAAGTGTTGTCGCTACATTGCTTATCCTATCATATGCATTATATATTGCGCATACATTTTCATCAAAACACGAAGCATGTGACAATGTAGGTGAACTGTATCTTTCAAAGTATTTAAAACTTAATGTATCATTTCAACTGATAGTAATTCAGCTTTGTTTCGCATTATTTGGTATAGCATACGGTGCACATGTTTTTATCAAGTATACTGAGCAGTTGTCAGCCGTAATTGGTGTACCTCCGGCAATCCTTTCTCTCATAATTACACCTATTGCGACAGAACTACCAGAAAAGCTTAATTCAATCCTTTGGATAGGGCAAAAAAAGGACACCCTTGCACTTGGAAACATAACAGGTGCAATGGTATTTCAATCATCAGTACCTGTTGCAATTGGAATGATTTTTACACCATGGAATTTATCTGGATTGACTTTGCTTACAACAATATTGGCACTGCTTTCTTCATACATTGACTTGGTTTTTGTAGTTGGAAGAAAATATATAAGTCCTTTTATACTTTTGCTTGGTGGTGTCTTTTATGGAGTATTCTTATTTGCATTATTGGGATAA
- a CDS encoding flavin reductase family protein codes for MGIKEVPYDMYIKEVNQKLTSSGIFLTTKADKLNTMIIGWGGITYFWGKPIFVVAVRESRFTHNQIEKSGEFTVNIPLNEDLRKAIAFCGTKSGRDYDKFKECNLTAVPSQKIETPVIGECSLHYECKVVYKQDMIKENLDANIDKKWYPDYHTMYFGEIVACYIAEN; via the coding sequence ATGGGTATTAAAGAAGTACCATATGATATGTACATAAAAGAGGTTAATCAAAAGCTTACTTCAAGTGGAATATTTTTGACAACTAAAGCAGATAAATTGAATACTATGATAATCGGCTGGGGAGGTATAACTTATTTTTGGGGTAAGCCAATATTTGTTGTTGCTGTGAGAGAATCTCGATTTACACACAATCAAATAGAAAAATCAGGTGAATTCACAGTTAACATTCCTTTAAATGAAGACTTAAGGAAAGCAATAGCTTTTTGCGGAACTAAATCGGGAAGGGACTATGATAAATTTAAGGAGTGCAACCTAACGGCTGTTCCTTCACAAAAGATTGAAACACCTGTAATAGGAGAATGTTCTTTACACTACGAATGCAAAGTCGTATATAAACAGGATATGATTAAGGAAAATCTTGATGCGAATATCGATAAAAAATGGTATCCTGACTATCATACTATGTATTTTGGCGAAATCGTAGCCTGCTATATAGCTGAGAATTAA
- a CDS encoding SPFH domain-containing protein, with translation MFVALLILLLLILIAVIASLKVVQTGYVYVIERLGQFYKVLEPGWHFVIPFVDYVRAKVSTKQQILDIEPQNVITKDNVKISVDNVIFYKVMNARDAIYNIENYRAGIIYSTITNMRNIIGDMTLDEVLSGRDKINAVLLKVIDQLTDAYGIKILSVEIKDITPPDEIRQAMEKQMKAERDKRAAILQAEGEKQSAIAIAEGQKQAKILEAEAEKEANIRRAEGLKQSQVLEAEGKANAIEAIAEAQARAIELVNKAIIDSGTNETVIALKQIDALQEMAKNPANKLIIPDKLVDTLGSISAIADLIKKQ, from the coding sequence ATGTTTGTCGCACTGTTGATTTTATTACTATTAATTTTGATCGCTGTCATAGCATCATTAAAAGTTGTTCAGACAGGCTATGTATATGTTATTGAAAGGCTTGGACAATTTTACAAAGTATTGGAACCGGGCTGGCATTTTGTGATACCTTTTGTTGATTACGTGCGTGCAAAGGTATCGACAAAACAGCAAATCCTTGATATTGAACCACAAAATGTTATAACAAAAGATAATGTTAAAATTTCGGTTGATAATGTCATATTCTACAAAGTCATGAATGCGAGAGATGCTATATACAATATAGAAAATTACAGGGCTGGTATAATATATTCTACAATTACAAACATGAGAAATATTATTGGTGATATGACACTAGATGAAGTTTTATCAGGAAGGGATAAAATTAATGCTGTACTTTTGAAAGTAATAGACCAGCTGACAGATGCATATGGTATTAAAATACTTTCAGTTGAAATAAAGGATATAACACCGCCTGATGAGATAAGGCAAGCAATGGAAAAGCAGATGAAAGCAGAGAGAGATAAGCGTGCAGCTATCCTTCAGGCAGAAGGTGAAAAGCAAAGTGCTATAGCTATTGCGGAAGGTCAAAAGCAGGCAAAGATTCTTGAGGCTGAGGCAGAGAAAGAAGCAAACATAAGGCGTGCAGAAGGTTTAAAACAATCTCAGGTATTGGAGGCAGAAGGTAAAGCAAATGCTATCGAGGCAATAGCAGAAGCACAGGCGAGAGCAATAGAGTTAGTCAATAAAGCAATTATTGATTCTGGCACAAATGAAACTGTAATAGCATTGAAGCAGATAGATGCGCTGCAGGAAATGGCCAAGAATCCTGCAAATAAGCTTATAATACCTGATAAATTAGTTGATACACTTGGAAGCATCTCGGCAATAGCTGATTTAATTAAAAAACAATAA
- a CDS encoding NfeD family protein produces the protein MVAGIIIDLITSNFIFFNFSIGAFLAICAYLLDLELVIQISIFLIVGSLSLILTYKYIRKAFKNIPKTYPYEDNYIGKKININNNIEKEGQVFFNGIYWTVQTETPLKEGDIAVITGLSGNKLIVKRLEEE, from the coding sequence ATGGTTGCAGGAATTATTATTGATTTAATAACAAGCAATTTTATTTTCTTTAATTTTTCAATCGGTGCATTTTTAGCTATATGTGCATATTTACTGGATTTAGAATTAGTAATACAGATATCTATATTCCTTATTGTTGGAAGTTTATCGCTTATTTTAACTTATAAATATATAAGGAAGGCTTTTAAAAATATACCCAAAACATATCCATATGAAGATAACTATATTGGTAAAAAAATTAATATCAACAATAATATTGAAAAAGAGGGGCAGGTGTTTTTTAACGGGATATACTGGACGGTTCAGACTGAAACTCCTTTAAAGGAAGGTGACATTGCAGTTATCACTGGACTTTCAGGCAATAAATTAATTGTTAAGAGATTGGAGGAAGAATAA
- a CDS encoding alpha-N-arabinofuranosidase → MDKKAKMTLDKDFKISKVDERIYGSFIEHLGRAVYDGIYEPGHKEADEMGFRKDVLELVKELKVPIVRYPGGNYVSGYNWEDGIGPKESRPKRLELAWNSLETNQIGINEFAEWAKKANTDIIMAVNLGTRGIDAARNIVEYCNIKEGSYWSDLRKSHGYKDPHNIKLWNLGNEMDGPWQIGHKTAEEYGRIACEAAKVMKVVDPTIELVACGSSNSSMPTFGQWEATVLEHTYDYIDYISLHTYYGNEENDIGNFLAKSLDMDAFIKAVISTADYVKAKKRSKKTINISFDEWNVWYHSRENDKKVEPWTVAPPLLEDIYTFEDALLVGCMLITILKHADRVKIACLAQLVNVIAPIMTEKGGKAWRQTIYYPYLHTSIYGRGHVLNSIINSPIYNSKDFSDVPVLESTAVVNEDNDELTIFAANRDQEDSLLLECAIKGFDNYKIVDHIVLENNDIKATNTKENPFNVVPHSANDGVIEDGLVKFLLPKLSWNVIRLSREN, encoded by the coding sequence ATGGATAAAAAAGCAAAAATGACTTTGGACAAAGATTTTAAAATCAGTAAAGTAGATGAACGAATTTACGGGTCTTTTATAGAGCATTTAGGACGTGCTGTTTATGATGGCATTTATGAACCTGGACATAAAGAAGCAGATGAGATGGGATTTCGAAAAGATGTACTAGAACTTGTTAAAGAATTAAAAGTTCCAATTGTACGTTATCCAGGGGGAAATTATGTTTCTGGTTATAATTGGGAAGATGGTATAGGACCAAAAGAAAGCAGACCTAAGCGTTTGGAATTAGCATGGAATTCATTAGAAACGAATCAGATAGGAATCAACGAATTTGCTGAATGGGCAAAAAAAGCTAATACAGATATTATTATGGCTGTTAATTTAGGAACTCGTGGAATTGATGCTGCTAGAAATATTGTAGAATATTGTAATATTAAAGAAGGTTCATATTGGAGTGATTTAAGAAAATCGCATGGTTATAAAGATCCACATAATATAAAATTATGGAATTTAGGTAATGAAATGGATGGACCATGGCAGATAGGCCATAAAACTGCAGAAGAATATGGACGTATTGCATGTGAAGCTGCAAAAGTAATGAAGGTTGTAGATCCTACTATAGAATTGGTTGCATGTGGTAGTTCAAATAGTAGTATGCCTACATTTGGACAATGGGAAGCAACGGTTCTTGAACATACTTATGACTATATAGATTATATTTCTTTGCATACTTATTATGGTAATGAAGAAAATGATATTGGAAATTTTTTAGCTAAATCACTAGATATGGATGCATTTATTAAGGCGGTTATATCAACAGCTGATTATGTAAAAGCAAAAAAGAGAAGTAAAAAAACAATTAATATTTCTTTTGATGAATGGAATGTATGGTATCATTCTAGAGAAAATGATAAAAAGGTAGAGCCTTGGACTGTAGCTCCACCTCTTTTAGAGGATATATATACATTTGAGGATGCTTTACTTGTAGGATGTATGCTTATAACCATATTAAAACATGCAGATCGTGTGAAGATAGCTTGCCTTGCTCAACTTGTTAATGTTATTGCACCGATAATGACAGAAAAGGGAGGAAAAGCATGGCGTCAAACAATCTATTATCCTTATTTGCATACTTCAATTTATGGTAGAGGTCATGTATTAAATTCTATTATTAATTCACCAATTTATAATAGTAAAGATTTTAGTGATGTCCCTGTTTTAGAGTCTACTGCAGTGGTTAATGAAGATAATGATGAACTTACAATATTTGCAGCAAATAGAGATCAAGAAGATTCATTGTTGTTAGAATGTGCAATTAAAGGTTTTGACAATTATAAAATAGTAGATCACATAGTACTTGAAAACAATGATATTAAAGCAACAAATACAAAAGAAAATCCTTTTAATGTTGTACCTCATAGCGCTAATGACGGCGTAATTGAAGATGGTTTAGTAAAATTTTTATTACCAAAATTATCATGGAATGTTATTCGTTTATCAAGAGAAAATTGA
- a CDS encoding acetylxylan esterase, whose amino-acid sequence MVIVPDQIGFGERREIEDIQHGYDTNSCRKLAFWAQLLGKTAIGMLVCDVMRSIDYLNGLPQLINDNIGCIGISSGGATALFATALEERIKVAVISDYLNTFKDSIISVRYCECNYILGGDING is encoded by the coding sequence GTGGTTATAGTACCTGATCAAATAGGATTTGGTGAGCGACGTGAAATAGAGGATATACAACATGGATATGATACAAATTCATGTCGAAAATTAGCTTTTTGGGCTCAATTATTGGGTAAAACAGCTATTGGAATGCTAGTTTGTGATGTAATGAGATCAATAGATTATCTTAATGGTTTACCACAATTAATTAATGATAATATAGGATGTATAGGTATATCTAGTGGAGGAGCTACGGCCTTATTTGCAACAGCACTTGAAGAGCGAATTAAAGTTGCAGTTATTAGTGATTATTTGAATACATTTAAAGATTCTATTATATCTGTTCGATATTGTGAATGTAATTATATACTAGGAGGAGATATAAATGGATAA
- a CDS encoding alpha/beta hydrolase family protein: protein MTYEYVYYNYLMGGKKLTLRDEFCPLYSLEKLYDTSIRSMGFELYDLSDFNQWKAELRKKLIELLGGFPERSPLEPQVIELKEFDNYTRKKVVFESALYIDVPVYVLIPKDINGKIRGVVALYGHGYGKNDVVGL, encoded by the coding sequence ATGACTTATGAATATGTATATTACAATTATTTGATGGGTGGTAAAAAATTGACTTTAAGAGATGAATTTTGTCCTCTGTATTCTTTAGAAAAACTATATGACACATCTATACGTTCAATGGGTTTCGAGCTATATGATCTATCAGATTTTAATCAATGGAAAGCAGAACTTAGAAAGAAATTGATAGAACTTTTAGGTGGTTTTCCTGAACGGTCTCCTCTAGAGCCACAGGTAATAGAACTTAAGGAATTCGATAATTATACAAGGAAAAAAGTAGTATTCGAAAGCGCACTATATATCGATGTACCAGTTTATGTATTAATACCTAAGGATATAAATGGGAAGATACGTGGTGTAGTTGCATTATACGGACATGGTTATGGTAAAAATGATGTGGTTGGATTATAG
- a CDS encoding polysaccharide deacetylase family protein: protein MKVKFNYYPGGKRKALTMSYDDGQIFDRKLIEIFNKYGIKGTFNLNSGNFDREPFINSSEIKDLYKNHEVAVHSLNHPYLTLIPLEDLAEQILEDRKNLETLVGYQVRGMAYPFGDYNDILMKSLPSFGIEYSRTTISTRGFKLPNNFLEWHPTCHHNQDLIEKWKEFKNSNDKRQMLLFYVWGHSYEFNNHNNWNAIEEFCKMASSDESVWFATNIEIVDYINALKNLKFSVDRKIITNPSSIPVWIDVDGESVKINSGETVYFK, encoded by the coding sequence ATGAAAGTAAAGTTTAATTATTATCCAGGTGGAAAGAGAAAGGCGTTGACAATGAGCTACGACGATGGACAAATCTTTGATAGGAAACTAATTGAAATATTTAATAAATACGGGATCAAAGGGACTTTTAATTTAAACTCTGGTAATTTTGATAGGGAACCTTTTATAAATAGTTCTGAAATAAAAGATTTATATAAAAATCATGAAGTTGCAGTTCATTCATTAAATCATCCATATTTAACTTTAATTCCTTTAGAAGATTTAGCAGAGCAAATATTAGAAGATAGAAAGAATCTCGAAACATTAGTAGGTTATCAGGTACGTGGCATGGCATACCCTTTTGGCGATTATAATGATATACTAATGAAAAGCCTTCCATCGTTTGGCATTGAATATTCTAGAACGACAATATCAACGAGAGGTTTTAAATTGCCTAATAATTTTTTAGAATGGCATCCAACATGTCACCACAATCAAGATTTAATAGAAAAGTGGAAAGAATTTAAAAATTCAAATGATAAAAGACAGATGTTATTGTTTTATGTGTGGGGACATAGCTATGAATTCAATAACCATAATAACTGGAATGCAATAGAAGAATTTTGCAAAATGGCATCTTCTGACGAGTCAGTGTGGTTTGCTACTAATATTGAAATAGTGGATTATATAAATGCTTTAAAGAACTTGAAGTTTAGTGTTGATCGTAAAATAATAACTAATCCATCATCAATTCCGGTATGGATTGATGTAGATGGTGAATCAGTAAAAATAAATTCTGGTGAAACTGTTTATTTTAAGTAA
- a CDS encoding glycoside hydrolase family 2 TIM barrel-domain containing protein: MNNNKLSSEHIHNEDYDADYQIVPADWKSMINTASRKTEKLDGLWNFAIDIYDSGIRNKFFEEITKDDLGRDIPVDFNFDEWEKVKVPSNWNMVKKEYLYYEGTTWYTRKFTFYKGSPDERVFLKIGAANYECRIWLNKKLIARHIGGYTPFFVEITDFLEKENRILIMVNNTRVKNGVPALNTDWFNYGGIYRSIELIRVPKDYIKDFYIYLIPNSNFNRIHVSVEIDGEKTDDCNLIIPELGLEKDIKIDPITKKGEIEFEAFPILWSPENPKLYQVQLKYKNDKINEEIGFREIKTLGTKILLNGKEIFLKGVSEHEESIINGRAVSEEEIIENLKLVKELNGNYFRLAHYPHSEKESRLADKLGILLWEEIPVYWAIDFSNEEAYENAYNQLSELIIRDRNRASVIIWSVGNETPNTDERLNFMCKLAKRCKELDSSRLVSAACLVNIEELKIDDKLTQFLDIIGINEYYGWYDRDFNKLKLIFNNSNPKKPVIISEMGGDALAGHHGTVDELFTEECQENIYIRQFEIIDKIDYIKGVSPWILFDFRTPRRLNQFQRGFNLKGLLAIDKKYRKKAFYIVQQYYMNK; encoded by the coding sequence ATGAACAATAATAAATTATCATCTGAACACATACACAATGAAGATTATGATGCTGATTACCAAATAGTGCCGGCCGATTGGAAGTCGATGATAAATACGGCTTCGAGAAAAACAGAAAAATTAGATGGTTTGTGGAATTTTGCAATAGATATATATGATTCTGGTATAAGAAATAAATTTTTTGAAGAGATTACAAAAGATGATTTGGGAAGAGATATACCAGTTGACTTTAATTTTGATGAATGGGAAAAAGTTAAAGTACCTTCAAATTGGAATATGGTGAAAAAAGAATATCTTTATTATGAAGGAACAACATGGTATACAAGAAAATTTACATTTTATAAAGGATCACCTGATGAGAGAGTTTTTTTAAAAATTGGAGCTGCTAACTATGAGTGTAGAATATGGTTAAATAAAAAATTAATAGCAAGACACATAGGTGGATATACTCCCTTTTTTGTAGAGATTACTGATTTTTTAGAAAAAGAAAATAGAATATTGATAATGGTAAACAATACAAGAGTTAAAAATGGTGTACCTGCTTTGAATACAGACTGGTTTAATTATGGAGGAATATATCGTTCAATTGAATTAATAAGGGTACCTAAAGATTATATTAAGGATTTTTATATTTATCTTATTCCAAATAGCAATTTTAACCGCATTCATGTTTCAGTAGAAATAGATGGCGAAAAAACAGATGATTGCAATTTAATAATTCCTGAGCTTGGTTTAGAAAAAGATATAAAGATAGATCCAATAACAAAAAAAGGAGAAATTGAATTTGAAGCATTCCCAATTCTTTGGTCACCGGAAAACCCTAAATTATATCAAGTGCAGTTAAAGTATAAGAATGATAAAATTAATGAAGAGATAGGTTTCAGAGAAATTAAAACTTTAGGTACTAAAATTCTATTAAATGGCAAAGAAATCTTTTTAAAAGGTGTTTCAGAACACGAAGAAAGTATTATAAATGGACGAGCTGTTTCTGAGGAAGAAATAATTGAAAATCTTAAATTAGTAAAAGAGTTAAATGGAAATTATTTTAGACTAGCACATTATCCTCATAGTGAAAAAGAGTCTAGATTAGCTGACAAACTAGGAATATTATTATGGGAAGAGATTCCAGTATATTGGGCAATAGACTTTTCTAATGAAGAAGCCTATGAAAATGCTTATAATCAACTAAGTGAGTTAATTATTAGAGATAGAAACAGAGCAAGCGTAATAATTTGGTCAGTCGGTAATGAAACTCCTAATACTGATGAAAGACTAAACTTTATGTGCAAATTAGCTAAAAGATGTAAAGAGCTTGATTCCAGTAGGCTTGTTTCAGCTGCATGTCTTGTAAATATAGAAGAGCTAAAAATAGATGACAAATTGACACAATTTTTAGATATAATAGGAATAAACGAATATTATGGCTGGTATGACAGAGATTTTAATAAATTAAAATTGATTTTTAACAATAGTAATCCTAAAAAGCCAGTTATAATTTCAGAAATGGGTGGTGATGCATTAGCAGGACATCATGGTACTGTAGATGAATTATTTACAGAAGAGTGTCAAGAGAATATATATATTCGCCAATTTGAGATAATTGATAAAATAGATTATATTAAAGGCGTATCTCCATGGATTTTGTTTGATTTTAGAACTCCTAGAAGATTAAATCAATTTCAAAGGGGATTTAATCTAAAAGGTTTATTAGCTATTGATAAGAAGTACAGAAAAAAAGCTTTTTATATAGTTCAACAATATTATATGAATAAATAG